In the genome of Nocardioides marmoribigeumensis, one region contains:
- a CDS encoding DoxX family protein: protein MPLLRTLARILLGSFLVLAGVAHLTFGREDFRAQVPSWFPLDVDATIVASGVVEVVLGLAFVLLPRHRRVLGLVLALYFVAVLPGNVAQYVEHRDAFGLDTDRARLIRLFFQPVLVIWAVWAGETLAARRSTDRGPG, encoded by the coding sequence ATGCCTCTCCTGCGGACGCTCGCACGGATCCTGCTGGGCTCGTTCCTGGTGCTCGCCGGGGTGGCTCACCTGACCTTCGGACGCGAGGACTTCCGCGCCCAGGTGCCGAGCTGGTTCCCGCTCGACGTGGACGCCACGATCGTTGCCTCCGGAGTGGTCGAGGTCGTGCTGGGGCTCGCGTTCGTGCTGCTCCCGCGCCACCGCCGCGTGCTCGGCCTCGTCCTGGCGCTGTACTTCGTCGCCGTCCTCCCCGGCAACGTCGCGCAGTACGTCGAACACCGCGACGCCTTCGGCCTCGACACCGACCGCGCCCGCCTCATCCGGCTGTTCTTCCAACCGGTGCTGGTGATCTGGGCGGTCTGGGCGGGGGAGACGCTCGCCGCCCGGCGGTCGACCGACCGCGGTCCCGGGTGA
- a CDS encoding magnesium transporter CorA family protein, whose protein sequence is MQLRFIGPDGLAEHPTDAVSELLRRPDGVVWLDLPRWDGEAEHLLREVFGFHPRALSQCAQRNRVPTFEVYADHVFLVLHSPHAGAPGHVHSIELDQFVGERFLVTVHGPLSSAADPAAAQVEVTALAALLAAGDLSPQDGYELCYALTSTVAQRLGAFIAELTAGLWDLEYRFQAVVSGGPSARLREPEQFLDELFRARHGFLVARTQAATSREVFTRMQQVGAFGEGAAQKRIEDIADQLGHLCALADVEKDNLQGTIEFYQARTNTELTLAAERLAVIAAVTLPVTAVSSILGMNLIVNGSTQPAELAVAVLLMGAMSFLLLVWAKRQGWW, encoded by the coding sequence ATGCAGCTGCGGTTCATCGGGCCGGACGGGCTCGCAGAGCATCCCACCGACGCGGTGTCGGAGCTGCTCCGGCGTCCTGACGGCGTGGTCTGGCTGGACCTCCCGCGGTGGGACGGTGAGGCCGAACACCTCCTGCGCGAGGTGTTCGGCTTCCACCCGCGGGCGCTCAGCCAGTGCGCGCAACGCAACCGGGTGCCGACGTTCGAGGTGTACGCCGACCACGTGTTCCTGGTGCTGCACTCCCCCCACGCCGGCGCGCCAGGTCACGTCCACTCGATCGAGCTGGACCAGTTCGTCGGTGAGCGGTTCCTGGTCACGGTGCACGGTCCACTGAGCAGCGCGGCCGACCCGGCCGCCGCCCAGGTCGAGGTCACCGCCCTCGCCGCCCTGCTCGCAGCCGGCGACCTCTCCCCCCAGGACGGCTACGAGCTGTGCTACGCCCTCACCTCGACGGTGGCCCAACGACTGGGTGCCTTCATCGCCGAGCTGACGGCTGGGCTGTGGGACCTCGAGTACCGCTTCCAGGCGGTGGTGTCAGGAGGCCCGTCGGCACGTCTTCGCGAGCCGGAGCAGTTCCTGGACGAGCTCTTCCGCGCGCGCCACGGCTTCCTCGTGGCTCGCACGCAGGCGGCCACGTCACGTGAGGTGTTCACCCGGATGCAGCAGGTCGGCGCGTTCGGCGAGGGAGCCGCCCAGAAGCGGATCGAGGACATCGCCGACCAGCTGGGCCACCTGTGTGCGCTGGCCGATGTCGAGAAGGACAACCTGCAGGGCACCATCGAGTTCTACCAGGCGCGCACCAACACGGAGCTGACCCTGGCCGCGGAGAGGTTGGCGGTGATCGCTGCGGTCACCCTGCCCGTCACCGCGGTCTCGTCCATCCTGGGGATGAACCTGATCGTCAACGGCTCGACCCAACCAGCCGAGCTCGCAGTCGCGGTGCTCCTCATGGGCGCGATGTCGTTCCTCCTGCTGGTGTGGGCGAAGCGGCAGGGCTGGTGGTGA